The Deinococcus aquaticus genomic interval TGGCGACGGCGCGGCTGTGGGCGTCGCGGAGTGCGGACAGCAAGGTGAGGGTGGGGGCGTGCATCCTGGACCGGCATCACCGGGTGGTGGGCGTGGGGTACAACGGGCGCGCGGCGGGCGAGCCGAACGAGCGCGAGAGCCTGTCGCAGGGGCACAGCGGGTTCATTCATGCGGAGGTGAATGCGCTGCTGGCCGCGAACTGGAACGGGGAGGGGCACACGTTGTACGTGACGCATGAGCCGTGCGCGGCGTGTGCGCGCCTGATCGTGAATTCGCGGCGGGTGGCGCGCGTGATGTACGAGTCGGCGTACCGGGAGTCGGTGCGGGTGGAGTCGGGGTTGCCGAGTGGGGAGGCGATCCTGCGGGACGCGGGGATCGAGGTGGTGCATGTCTCTTCGCCCTGAACGTGAACTGGTGGGGCCTGAGCTGGTAGGGATCGTGGCGGTGACCGAGAACGGCGTGATCGGCAGGGGCGGCGGGATGCCGTGGCACCTGCCGGCGGATCTGGCGCACTTCCGCTCGCTCAGTCGGGGGAAACCGAACATCATGGGCCGGAAGGTGTGGGATTCGCTGGGCGGGCGGCCGCTGCCGGGGCGGGAGAACATCGTCCTGACCCGCAATGAGGCGTTCGTCGCGCCGGGCGCGCAGGTGGTGTATTCGCCGCAGGGCGCCCTGGCAGCGGCGGGGGACGCGCCGGAAGTGGCGATCATCGGCGGGGCGGAGGTGTACGGGCTGTTCCTGCCGCAGCTGTCGCGCGTGGAACTCACGTTGATTCACGCGCGACTGGACGGCGATACCTTCCTGCCGGAGCTGGGGAGCGGCTGGGTGGTCACGCAGGAAACTCAGCGCGCGGCCGATGACGCGAACGCGTTCGACCTGACGTTCCGCACGCTGATCCGCACGTAAGGGGCGGGCGTCAGCCGGGGCTGTAGGGGTCGGTGTCGGCCTTCCAGCCGTTCCGTCCGGCGGCCTTGGCGCGGTACAGGGCCTCATCGGCGCGGGTGATCAGGGCGGGCAGGGTGTCACCGGGGCGGGTGACGGTCAGGCCGATGCTGACGGTCAGGCGGCCCACGCCGGGCCAGTCGTGCGCGTCGAAGGCCCGGCACAGGCGGTCGGCCTGCTGGCGGGCCAGGGTGTCGTCTGCGGCCGGCAGCGCGGCCAGGAATTCCTCGCCGCCCCAGCGGCCGACCTGTCCGGCGCTGCCGAGCGCGTCGGTCATGAGTTGCCCGGCGCGGATCAGCACCTGATCCCCGACCGGGTGGCCGTACTGGTCGTTCACGCGTTTGAAGTGGTCGAGGTCCAGCAGCAGGACCGCGCCGCCCGCGCCGGGGCCCAGCAGGTCATCCACGTTCTGGTACAGGCGGCGGCGGTTGGGCAGACCGGTCAGTTGATCGGTGTGCGCCAGTTGCTGCGCGAGGTGCAGGCGGGCACGCTGTCCCTCGAACTGCCCCCGGTACCACGAGAGGGTATGCACGAACAGCAGGGTGATGCCGGCCGTGAGTTGCGTGCGGATCAGTTCCGCCGGGACGCCCTGGTCGCTCAGCAGCAGGCCGGCCAGAGGCAACGCGCAGCTGACGGTGTACGCGGCGGCGCTGTACAGGCCGGCCACGCGGTTACGGTAGATCAGGTACGCGACCATGCAGACGATCACGAGCATCCAGTACAGGGCGTCGTCCTGGGCGACCCGGACCGGGTCGGCCCGCAGGGCCTGTTCCAGCGACTGGCCCAGGTGGGCGGCGTTCATGCACACGAACACGGCGCGCTCGATGATCCGCACGGACCGCCGGGCGAGCAACCAGCCCGTGCTGAACAGCACCATGACGCCCAGGGCAGGAATGAACACGGTGGTGTACAGGTCCGAGCGGCCCTGAAGCTGCCCGACCGCGTACACGAGGGTCAGGACGATCAGGCCGGTGGCGAGGGCCAGCAGGTAGGCGCGGCGGCGCAGTTCGTCGGGCGGCAGCAGGGTCGCCTCCGGGGTGGCCGGGGTGGGCCTCTGCTCGGGGGGGCCGCTCATGACTCACTCAGCTTACGGGTTGCGGGGCGGCGCGTCGTGCCCCCAAGCGGGGCAGTGGGCGGCGGGGTGACCATCAGGCGGGCTATACACTGCCAGCCATGAGTCACATGCAACTGGTGCAGGAGCAGAAAGGCAACGGGTTGACGCTGCGCGTTCACGCGCTGACGCATGTCACGCGGTTCTCGCAGGGCAGCGACGGCCTGAACGAGACGCGCGAGATGGACGGCCGCTTCACCATCGAGGCCGAACTGAACGGCAGTGGCGTGCTGATCGAACCCGGCGCGTTCCAGTACTCGGTGGGGCAGGTGCAGGCGGCCGTGGAGCAGCAGCAGCAGGGCGGGTTCCTGCGCCGCGCCATGGCGACCGCCGGTACGGGCGAGAGTGCCTTCGCCACGCGCTTCACCGGGCAGGGCAGGGTCTGGACGGAACCCGCGCGGCGGCACTTCATCATCGCGGAGTCCACCGGGGACGCCGGGGACGACATGATCCTGGACGACCGGGCCTTTTACCTCGCGCAGGACACCATGCAGCTTGGTGTGCACACGCACAACACGGTGTCGGGGGCACTGTCTGGGAACGGCCTGCGGCAGCCCAAACTGACCGGGCGGGGCATCTTCGTGGTCGAGTCCCCGGTGCCCGTCTCGGAGGTCGAGGTGATCGAACTGAACGGGCGGGACTCCGTGATCGTGGACGGCGACATGATCCTGATGTACAGCGCGTCCCTGCGGGTGGAACTGCGGCCCCTGGTGCGCGGCATCCGCAACGCCATGCGCAGCGGCGAGGGACTGGTGTTCGTGATCAGCGGGACCGGCACGGTGTTCCTGACGCCCACGCACCGCAACGTGTCGATCGCCAGTACGGGGCTGACCTGATCCTTCCCGGCGGGCCCTCACCGTGCCTGTCCCGCAGTCCGCGCCGGCCGGGACTGGCACAATGCCGGGCATGAGTCTGGTTGATGTTGCCATTGTCGGGGCGGGTCCGGTGGGTCTGGCCGCCGCCATCGCCTGCAAACGCGCGGGCCTGAGTTACGCGGTGCTGGAGAAGGGCTGCGTCGTGAACGCCATCTTCGAGTACCCCACGTACATGTCGTTCTTCACGACCGCGCCGGAACTGGAGATCGGGAATCACCCGATGGTGACCGGGCACGACAAACCCGACCGCCGCGACGCGCTGATGTACTACCGGCTGGTCACGCAGCGTGAAGCACTGAACGTCGAGCAGTACACCGAGGTGACGCGCGTGCACGCCGCCCCGGCGGGCTTCACGCTGGCCGTCGAGAAGCGCGACGGAACGCCCGGCGTGATCGAGGCGCGGCGCGTGGTCGTGGCGACCGGCTACTACGACAACCCGCTGCACCTGGGCATTCCCGGCGAGGACGGCGAGAACGTCAGCCACTACTACACCGAGGCGCACCCGTTCATGGGCCTGAACGTCACGGTGATCGGGGCGGGCAACAGTGCCGCCGACGCCGCGCTGGACCTGTGGCGCGGCGGGGCGAACGTGACCATGGTCGTCCGCGCGCCCGAACTGAAGAAAACCATCAAGTACTGGGTGCGCCCGGACCTGGAAAACCGCATCCGGGAGGGCAGCATCACCGCGCACTTCAACTCGCAGGTCGTGCAGATCGCGGAGGATCACGTGAAGGTGCGCGGCGAGGACGGCGGCCTGCGGGACCTGCCCACGCACTTCACGTTCGCCCTGACCGGCTACCGCCCGGACCTGTCGTTCCTGGCAGACCTGAACCTCGCGGAGCAGTCCGACGGGTGCCTGGTGCTCAGCGAGGCGTACGAGAGCAGCACCCCAGGCCTGTTCGTGGTGGGCA includes:
- a CDS encoding sensor domain-containing diguanylate cyclase, producing MSGPPEQRPTPATPEATLLPPDELRRRAYLLALATGLIVLTLVYAVGQLQGRSDLYTTVFIPALGVMVLFSTGWLLARRSVRIIERAVFVCMNAAHLGQSLEQALRADPVRVAQDDALYWMLVIVCMVAYLIYRNRVAGLYSAAAYTVSCALPLAGLLLSDQGVPAELIRTQLTAGITLLFVHTLSWYRGQFEGQRARLHLAQQLAHTDQLTGLPNRRRLYQNVDDLLGPGAGGAVLLLDLDHFKRVNDQYGHPVGDQVLIRAGQLMTDALGSAGQVGRWGGEEFLAALPAADDTLARQQADRLCRAFDAHDWPGVGRLTVSIGLTVTRPGDTLPALITRADEALYRAKAAGRNGWKADTDPYSPG
- a CDS encoding deaminase, encoding MTRPTFDELGLATARLWASRSADSKVRVGACILDRHHRVVGVGYNGRAAGEPNERESLSQGHSGFIHAEVNALLAANWNGEGHTLYVTHEPCAACARLIVNSRRVARVMYESAYRESVRVESGLPSGEAILRDAGIEVVHVSSP
- a CDS encoding dihydrofolate reductase, with amino-acid sequence MSLRPERELVGPELVGIVAVTENGVIGRGGGMPWHLPADLAHFRSLSRGKPNIMGRKVWDSLGGRPLPGRENIVLTRNEAFVAPGAQVVYSPQGALAAAGDAPEVAIIGGAEVYGLFLPQLSRVELTLIHARLDGDTFLPELGSGWVVTQETQRAADDANAFDLTFRTLIRT
- a CDS encoding YpdA family putative bacillithiol disulfide reductase; this translates as MSLVDVAIVGAGPVGLAAAIACKRAGLSYAVLEKGCVVNAIFEYPTYMSFFTTAPELEIGNHPMVTGHDKPDRRDALMYYRLVTQREALNVEQYTEVTRVHAAPAGFTLAVEKRDGTPGVIEARRVVVATGYYDNPLHLGIPGEDGENVSHYYTEAHPFMGLNVTVIGAGNSAADAALDLWRGGANVTMVVRAPELKKTIKYWVRPDLENRIREGSITAHFNSQVVQIAEDHVKVRGEDGGLRDLPTHFTFALTGYRPDLSFLADLNLAEQSDGCLVLSEAYESSTPGLFVVGSAGFAGKTNQVFIENGRHHALAAVAEIERQLSQQRDLQPT
- a CDS encoding AIM24 family protein, which encodes MSHMQLVQEQKGNGLTLRVHALTHVTRFSQGSDGLNETREMDGRFTIEAELNGSGVLIEPGAFQYSVGQVQAAVEQQQQGGFLRRAMATAGTGESAFATRFTGQGRVWTEPARRHFIIAESTGDAGDDMILDDRAFYLAQDTMQLGVHTHNTVSGALSGNGLRQPKLTGRGIFVVESPVPVSEVEVIELNGRDSVIVDGDMILMYSASLRVELRPLVRGIRNAMRSGEGLVFVISGTGTVFLTPTHRNVSIASTGLT